From Clostridium sp. SY8519:
ACATAATCGCCGGTGTCAACGTTCGGAGTATACTCCGGTTTGTTCTTGCCTCTTAAAATCTTGGCAATTTCAGAAGAAAGACGGCCTAATGTCTGTCCCTCAGCATCTACTACATACCATTTTCTCTCGATTTTGTTTGGATTAGCCATGAATGTTGAGTTATTCATTGATAATTCCTCCTTGGAATAGCTGCAGTTCTCTGATATGAATGTCCGGACATATCCCGTCCCTGCAATCTGTTCGATATTTGCAAAGTGAATCGATTGTTTCATCGATCCCGTGTCTGCATCCCGCAGTGTCCGATGCTTGTGGAGAACATCGGATGCCTCCGGGCAGGCGGGTCCCAACCGCCTGTTCTATAAGAAAAGAATGCTTTTCATTGCATAAAAAGCACTCCGACACTTCGTCAGACTTAGATATTATAAAAGGTTCCCTCTTTCCTGTCAACCGTTTTTTTTCCCCAGCGGACTTTTCCCGCGGCGTATGCCGCCCGCTTCTGCGCATCCATACTACTCGCTCTTTTTCTTTTCCAACGGACGGCAGAGCGATGCCCGCTGCACCGCGCCGTCCCCGTAGCGTTTCCGGATCTGGTCCATGGCCCGGTCCAGTTTCTGTCTTTTTTCCACTTCCGCCGTATCAAAGAGGGACAGCTGTCTGCCCTCTTCCTTTCCGACCAGGCGGCCGGTGCCGATTCCAAGCAGGCGCACCGGCGAGCCGTCCCAGCTTTCCGCAAAGAGTTCACAGGCATTCCGGTAAATCACATCCGTTACATTGGTGGCATCCGTCAGGATCCGCTGGTGTACCGATCCGGTAAAATCCGAATACCGCAGGATCACAGACAGTTCCCCGGCCTGCACGTCTGCCTTTCGCAGCCGCCGGGCCAGCTTTTCCGCGATTTTCAGCAAAAACATATGGGCCGTTTCCGTATCCGTCACATCAAAGGGCGTGGTCATTTCATTGCTGTACCCCTTGCGCTCTGCCGGCCTGCCGATTCTGGAAGCGTCCTGTCCGTTGGCAAATTTCCACAGAACGGTTCCGTGTTTTTTCAGGGCGCCCCGCAGAATCGCCTCGTCCGTCCGGGCCAGTTCGCCGATGGTATGGATCCCCAGGGTCCGCAGTTTCTTTTCTGTGGATTTTCCCACGAAAAAGAGATCCCGTACCGGAAGGGGCCACATTTTTTCCTGTATCTCCTCGGGAAAAAGCGTATGCACCTTATCCGGCTTTTCAAAATCACTGGCCATCTTGGCCAGCAGACGGTTGCTGGATATTCCTACATTTACCGTGAATCCCAGCGTATCACGGATCTCGTTTTTGATGCGGTACGCCGCCTGAACCGGCGGCCCGAACAGCGCCCGGGTGCCGGTCATATCCATAAAAGCTTCATCGACGGAAAATTTCAGCACATCCGGCGAATACTTGTGCAGAATCTCATGAAAAGCGGCCGAGCACCGCTGATACAGCGCAAAATCCGGCGGCACAAGAATCAGGTTCGGACACTTGCGCAGTGCCTGGGCAACCGGTTCTCCCGTCGTGACGCCATAGGCTTTGGCCGGTATGGATTTTGCCAGAATAATCCCGTGACGCATCTCCCGGTCCCCTCCAATGGCAGCTGGAACTGTTCGCAGATCCGGCCCGGGTATCCCGTTTTGTATCCGGCGCATGGACTCCCAGCTGAGGTAGGCGCTGTTTACATCAATATGAAAGATCACCCGATCCATGCCGTGTCACTCCTCTGCTTCCTGCGGATAGTCAATTCCGATCATTGTCAGCCCCTGGGGCGGCGCGGTAGGACCCGCTTTTTCCCTGTCACAGGCTGCCAGAATGCCGGGAACCGCATCAGCTGCCATCTGTCCGCTGCCTACCCGGATCAGTGTTCCCGCAATAATGCGGACCATGTTATAAAGAAATCCGCTGCCGCTTACCCGGATGGTCACCACATCCTCCCGCCGGTCGACCCGGCAGGAATACAGGGTGCGCACCGTCGTCTCCACCTGGGCATGCACCGAACAGAAGGAGCGGAAATCATGAGTGCCTTCCAGCGCTGCCGCTGCCTGCCTCATGGCCTCCAGATCCAGGGGGCGGTAATAAAAATACGTATTCAGACGCCGGTTCGGATCCGGATATCTGCGGTTTAAGATCCGGTATTCATAGGTTTTCACACTTTCACAGTGTCTGGGATGCCAGTCTCCGGGCACACAGCAGGAGTCCGTCACCGCGATGTCCTCCGGCAGGCGCTGGTTCAGTGCCACCGCGTATTTGTCTGCCGGCATTTTCGCCTCCGTGTCAAAGACGGCGATATTTCCCTGGGAATGGACGCCTGCGTCCGTTCTGCTGGCGCCGGTCAGTCTCACATCCTGTCCCAGCAGACTCTTCAGTGCTTTCTGCAGCTCTCCTTCAATGGTCGGCCCGTTCTTCTGAATCTGCCAGCCGCAGTAATTTGTTCCGTCATAGGCTACTTTCAGCCGAATTCTCTTCATTCTTCGGTTTTCCTTTTCTTTCTTTACACAGGAAACGGCAGATCCCGGATCCGGAGCGCGATCATCACGCCCAGCGCAGCCAGAATGCAGCCGTATCCGATATAGTCACGCCGGGCATACTGCAGCGGATGCAGCTTCGTTCTTCCTGTTCCGCCGTGATAGCAGCGCGCTTCCATGGCCAGGGAGAGATCCTGGGCGCGCTGGAAAGCCGAGACAAACAGGGGTACCAGAATCGGCAGCATCCCCCGGGCGCGCCGGATCAGATTTCCTTCCTGAAAATCCGCGCAGCGTGCCAGCTGGGCTTTTTTGATTTTTTCCGCTTCATCCCCCAGAATCGGGATAAACCGCAGCGCAATGGACATCATCATGGCAATTTCATGAATCGGCGCGCCCAGGGCCGCAAATCCATGCAGCCCCGCTTCCATGCCGTCTGTCAGTTTGTTCGGCGATGTGGTCAGTGTCATTACCGAAGTCCCCACAACCAGAAGCACCAGACGTATGGAATAAAATACGGAATTGTGAATACTCAGGGGCGTAATCCGCAGAATACCAAACTGCCAGACCGCTGTGCCCCCCTGGGAAAACACCAGGTTGCATCCGGCTGTAATGGCGATTAAGGGCCAGATCGCCCGGATTCCCCGGAGATAACGCCGGGCCGGAACGCCGGATATTCCCATCAGCAGAACGGTAGCCGCTGCCAGAAAAAGGAATCCGATGATTCCGTGAAACAGAAACACACAGACAATATATAAAATTGCGCCTGCCAGTTTCACCCGCGGGTCCAGCCGGTGCAGCACCGTCTGTCCCGGATAATACTGGCCGATTGTAATATCTTTTAACATACTTCCATCCTACTGCCTGCCCAGCGCGGCAAGCACCGCTTCCTTTACCTCATCGAACCTGGTAAGGCCGGGATCCACCGGTACGCCAAGTTCTGCCAGCTCCCGCGCCAGATATTCCGCTTCCGGCAGGGCCAGATGAATCGCCTCCAGCTCCTCTTTATGGGAGAATACCTCCTTCGGCGTGCCGTCAAAAAGCAGGCGTCCTTCCTGCAGCACGGCTGCCCGCTCCGCGTATTCCGCCACGTCTTCCATGCTGTGGGACACCAGGACAATGGTCATTCCGCCCGCGTGGAGGCGGGTCAGCATGGCAAATAATTCTCTGCGCCCCTTAGGATCCAGTCCCGCCGTCGGTTCATCCATTACCAGTATTTTCGGATTCATGGCAAGCACCCCTGCAATCGCCGCCCGTCGTTTCTCCCCGCCGGAAAGTTCGAAGGGAGAGATTTCCCAGTATTGTTCCGGCAGATTTGCCAGGCGCAGCCCTTCCCTGGCGCGCTGCAGCGCCTCCTCTTCGGAAGCGCCCAGATTTTTCGGTCCGAAGGCCGCGTCTTTCAAAACGGTAGCCTCAAACAGCTGATATTCCGGATACTGAAATACCATGCCGATCATCTCCCGCAGACGGCGCATGGAGAAGTCTTTTCCATGGATATCCCTGCCGTCACAGAGCACCTGTCCGCCAGTGGGAAGCAGCAGTCCGCCGAGAATCTGCAGCAGGGTGGATTTGCCGGACCCGGTCTGCCCGATCAGGCACAGAAAGGTACCGTCTTCCACGGAAAGGCTGATGTCTGTCAAAGCCTGCTTTTCATAGGGGCCTCCCGCATCATACACATAATCCACATGTCTGAGTTCCAGTGCCATCCTCAATTCCTTTCTGCGGCAATCGCTTCCGCCAGTTCCTGTCGGGTTAAAACCGCCTCCGGCAGCGGTATTCCCGCCTGCCGCAGTTCGTATGCCAGGCGGGTCACCGGCGGAACATCCAGTCCCAGGGCAAGCAGGGCGTCCACCTGCGCGAAGATTTCCCGGGGGCTCCCGGACATGCAGACCTTTCCCTGATCCATCACGTAAATGCAGTCCGCCTCCACCACTTCTTCCATGTAATGTGTGATCCAGAGCACGGTAACCCCTTCTTCCCGGTTCAGCCGCCGGGCTGTCTCCAGGACCTCTTTCCGGCCGTTGGGATCCAGCATTGCCGTGGATTCATCAAAGATCATGCAGTCCGGCCGCATCGCCATGACCCCTGCAATGGCAACCCGCTGTTTCTGCCCGCCGGACAGCAGATTCGGCGAGTGCATCCGGTAGGCTTCCATATCCACCGTGCCCAGCGCCTCCGTGACTCTCCGGGCAATTTCTTCCGTGGGCAGTCCGATATTTTCCGGCCCGAAGGCAACATCCTCTTCCACTACTCCCGCAACCAGCTGATTGTCCGGATTCTGAAAAATCATACCCGCGTTCTGACGGATCTCCCACAGACAGGAATCGTCGGCGGTATCCATCCCATTCACAGTCAGCCGGCCGCTGTCCGGCTGCAGCAGCACATTCACATGTCTGGCAAAGGTGGATTTCCCCGATCCGTTGTGTCCGAGGACTGCCGCAAAGCTTCCCTGTTCCACCTTCAGGTTCACGCCGTCCAGCGCATGTACTTCTTCGATTACGTTTCCTTCTTCGTTCCGCCGCACAAAACGGTGGGTTACATTTTCCGCTTCAATATACGCCATCCTGGTTTCCTGTTCTGCTTTCTGTTCGGCACCCGGTTTCCTGTTCTGCTTTCTGCCCGAAAGCTCCTGTCAAAAGTAAACCTGTTCATACAATCTAATTAACAGTAATACCGTAAACCGATTCCGCTGTCAACCCCCTGTCCGGCCGCAAATCCTCCTTCTGTCCCGAATCCGCGCCTCCGGCAGGCGCGCAAAATGCCGCAGCCGGATTCGTTCTGTCCGTACTGCGGCATTTGTGTATTTTATTCAATATAATCTTCAAACCGGGTCAGATGCCCCTGCAGATTCATCTGGGAAAAATGATTCTGCCGCAGCGCCTCGTAAAGGACAATGGACACGGAATTGGACAGATTCAGCGAACGGGTATCCCCCATCATGGGGATCCGTATGCACTGCGCCCGGTGGTGCGCCAGGATTTCTTCCGGAATACCGCCGCTCTCCTTGCCGAACATGAGATAACAGTCCTCTTCATAGGACACCTCCGTATAGACATTCTGCCCTTTGGTGGTGGCCATATAAATTCTGGCTCCCGGATTCCGGTCCAGAAATTCCTGATAATTCACATATCGGGTGACATCCAGATCCTGCCAGTAGTCCATGCCGGCCCGCTTCAGCTCTTTTGCGTTGATGCGGAACCCCAGCGGCTCAATCAGATGCAGCCTGGTTCCTGTGGCTACACAGGTTCTGCCGATATTTCCTGTATTAAACGGGATCTCCGGCTCATACAGTACAACGTTTAAATGTGCCACGCTTATGCCTCCCGCAGTCTCCCTATAAAGGATTCAATCCGATCCAGCGCTTCCTTCAGGTTGTCCATGGAATACGCGTAGGAAATACGCAGAAAGCCTTCGCCGCAGTCGCCGAAGGCGGTGCCGGGCACAACTGCCACTTTCTCTTCTTCCAGCAGTTTTAACGCAAAATCATCGGAAGACATGCCGAATTCTTTGATACAAGGGAAGGTATAGAAAGCGCCGTAGGGCTCAAAGCACTCCAGTCCCATCTTTTTGAAGCGATGCAGCAGATAACGGCGGCGGCCGTTGTATTCGTCCCGCATATGCGCCACATCCTCGTCTCCGTCCCGCAAAGCGGCAACTGCCGCATACTGGCTGGTCGTCGGCGCGCACATAATGGCGAACTGATGGATCTTTAGCATCTGGCTGATGATCACTTCCGGTCCGCAGGCATAGCCGATTCTCCAGCCGGTCATGGCATGGGATTTGGACAGACCGTTAATATAAATCGTGCGGTCCTTCATGCCCGGCATGGAGGCAATGGATACATGTCCTGTGCCTGTATAGGTAAGCTCGGAATAAATCTCATCGGTAATGACAAAGAGGTCATTGGCTACGATCACGTCATAGATGGCATCCAGGTCCTTCTGTTCCATAACAGCCCCCGTCGGGTTGTTCGGGAAGGGAAGCACCAGGATCTTGGTCTTCGGTGTGATGGCATTTTCCAGCTCTTCCCGGGTCAGACGGAACTCGTTCTCCGCTTTCAGCTCAATGGGTACGGGTACAGCTCCCGCTAGTTTGGCGCAGGGCAGGTAGGACACATAGCTCGGCTGGGGAATCAGCACTTCATCCCCCGGATCCACCATGGCGCGCAGCGCCAGGTCAATGGCTTCGCTTCCGCCGACCGTGACAAAAATCTCATCCGAATAGTTATAGCTCAGGTTGTACTTTCTCTGAAGAAACGCCGCAATTTCCTGTTTCAGTTCTTTCAGGCCGGAATTGGAGGTATAGAAGGTCTTTCCCTGTTCCAGGGAATAGATTCCCTCGTCCCGTACAAACCAGGGCGTATCAAAATCCGGTTCGCCGACGCCCAGAGAAATCGCGTCCTTCATCTCGGTAACAATATCGAAGAACTTGCGGATCCCCGAAGGCTGTATCTCTGTTACTACTTTTGATAATGGGTTTCTCATGGGGTCATCAACATCCTTTCATCTTTTTTCCTGCCTACCATAACCGTGCCATGGTCTTTGTACTTCTTTAAAATAAAGTTGGTCTTGGTTCCGGTAATGCTGTCCATGGGGGACAGTTTTTCGGACACAAACATGGCTACTTCCCGCAGGCTTTTGCCCTCAATGGTAATCAGCAGGTCAAAGCTTCCGGAGATCAGGTAAACTGCCTTGACTTCCGGATAGTTGTAGATCCGCTCCGCAATGCTGTCAAACCCCTGACCCCGCTGGGGCGTGCAGCTGACTTCAATCAGTCCGGTGACCTGTTCGATGTTGGTTTTGTCCCAGTTAATCAGTGTATGGAAACCTACGATGATATTTTCTTCTTCCATCGCTTTGATTTCATTGGCTACGATTATTTCATCCTCTCCCAGAATGACAGCCAGTTCGTCAATGCCTACACGGCTGTTTTTTTCCAGATAAGACAGGATCTTCTCTCTGATCATTGACATATGCTTCTTCTCCTTATGCTGCTGTTATACGACTTTGTAAATTTCGTCTGTTTTCGGAGGTTCCAGAAATCTGCGCTCGTCTTCCTGCTCCAGAATCCGGTCATTTCCATCGGTTATCTTACCCACAACTGCTGCCGGAATGCCGGCTTTTTCCAGCGCGCGTACCAGTCCGGTGCCATCTGGTGCCGCCATCAGCATGCTGCCGCTGGAGATCAATTCATAGGGGTTGATATGGAAAAATTCGCAGATTTCCACCGATTCCTGACGGATCGGGATTTTTTTGAAATCGATTTCAAGTCCGACGCCCGATGCCTCCGCAACTTCCCAGAGGGCACCGAAGATGCCTCCTTCCGTTACGTCATGCATCGCATGGACGCCAGACTTCACCGCGATCGCGGCCTCCGGCACAACCGAAAGATACCGGTCAAAGCCTTTGGCTGTATTGATCAGATCCGCAGGATAGCGGGTCAGAAGTTCCGCTTCCTTCTCCTTGGCAAGGATGGACGTCCCCTCTAAGGCAATCCATTTGGTGATCACCACATCATCTCCGGGTACCGCGCCGCCGCTTTTGAGCAGTTTGTCTTTCGGCGCTTTGCCCACACCTGTCACGGAGATCAGCGGCTGATTCACCGCCCGGGTGACTTCGGTGTGTCCGCCCATAATCTGCACCTGATAGCGGGCACATTCTTCCTCCATCTGCCGCACCATGGCACGGATCTCCGCTTCCTCTGTCTCAGGCGGAAGCAGCATCGTCATCAGCAGGCCTACCGGTTCCGCGCCGGCTGACGCAATATCATTCAGAGTCACTAATACGGAAAGTTTGCCGATATCTGTCACCGTACCTGTAATCGGGTCTGTGGACAGCACAAATACTTCTCCCTCTGCCAGCTCAACTGCCGCGCAGTCCTCTCCGACGGCCGCGCCGGAGAGCACCTCCGCTCGTGTCGTATGCAGCTGTCGGAAAATGGAGCGTTTCAGCACGCTTTCCGGTAATTTGCCAATTTTCATCTCTGTCTCTTTTCTTTCTCTGCGGTTTCTGCCGCCGGTTCCGGCTGTCAGGCAGCCTTCTTGCCGGAAGCTTTTCCGCTGCCGGCAGATTTTTTCCCGGAGGAGCCGCTGCCGGAGGTCTTCTTTTCAGACGTCCCTTTGCCGGAAGTCTTCTTTTCCGAATTCCCCTTGCTGCCCGATGTCTTCTTTCCGGAATCTGCCGATTTGGAATCTTTTTTGCTGTCTGCCGGTTTTTTGCCGGCATCTTTGTCTGTTTTTTTCTTCGGATCAGTGTCCGGTTTCTGTACCGGCGCGTTTCTCCAGCGAGCTGCCGCCGCCCTGGCCGCGGACAGGCTCTGGGAGCCTACGGCCGCCCGCATGGCACTGCTGGCCTGGGGATTGGCGGAGGCTGTTCCCACTGCGTACGTGGACGGGGTCGAACGGTAGGTGGTGGAATTGAACTGCGTTCTGCTCGTTACCTTTCCGTTGACTTTGACCACTTTCCATAAACGGGCCGTGGCGCCGGAGCTTCCTCCGGATGTCAGGGAAACGGACCCCACCGGCGCGCCGCTGGCAACCAGCTTTGTGGCCGAAGGAATGGTTCCGGTGATCTGGCTTTCAAAGGACACCCTGCGGTTCTTCGGCCGTGTCTCCACCCCGTATACAGTGAAGGTAATCCTGGAACCGTCTGTTTTTCCGGAAATGTATACCGGATTCTTCTGATTGTTCCGGAATTTCATATCTTTGGATGTGCCTGCGATGGCCGCGTCCGCGGAAGCGTCCACATAATGCACCCGCATGGAATGGCCCGAGCGTTCCACAATCTCCAGCTCCGCGCGGATCACCGCGTTGTATAAAGTCGTGGACACCTGGCAGATCCCGCCGCCTACGGAGTCCACGGTTGTACCGTTTTCGAAGGCGTGGGCGATCTCATATCCGTTTTCTTTGGTAAAGGGCTGACAGGCCGCATAGACGGAAAAAGTTTCGCCCGGTTCCAGGAGGGTTCCGTTGATCTTTTTCGCCCCGTTGGCCAGGTTTGCCTTTCTTCCGGAGGGAGAAGACGAATAATCTGTGGAAAACGTTCCCAGCACGTCTTTGATTTTGCTCAGTTCTTCCCGGGAACCCCTGGGCTGTATGGTGACGGTTTTCAGCTCGATGGAAGGATTTTCCCTCCACCCTTTCGCGAAGCAGGCATCCACCGCCTGTACGGATCCGTCCGTATCCACGGACCAGCCCTTCTTCCCGCCGGCCACTGTCAGACGGCCTTTTTTCTCCACAAGGCGGTAGTTCACGGCCTTGCTGGTCAGGCGGCTGCCTGCCCGGTCAATCACGCGCTCCACCCGGTCGGGATCGGAAGCCAGCACGATGGGATATGTCTTTTTCCCGTCCTTCAGGCTGCGGATCTGGCGAAACCGTGTGAACAGACTGCCGGTTTTGCCATAGGACACCGCCTGTTTTACCACATCTGTATTCTTCCAGGACAGTCCCAGCTCCCCGGCTGTCGTCTTTATCTGCCTGCTGCCGGCCTGCAGCGTCACCGGTTCCTCCTGCAGTCCGTCCACATAAGTCCGGATCCTGCGCTCTGCCTCCTGTTCCGAAGTGCCTGCGGAAACCACGCGGCCAATCGCCACATGCTGACTGAGTCTGCCGCTTTCGCCGCTGTGCCTGTGTACATAGGAAGCCATGCCGCCTATACAGGCAGCGCCGGCCGCCGCTGCGGCAAGAACCACGCCAAGTACTGCTTTAGTGCTTTTTTTCATCTATTCTCCCGTATTTTGCATGAATCTGGTCAATCATCCGGGAAGCTTCGCTTCTGGTCAGATGATCAAGGTCCATATTAGTGTTTATTTTATGATACATTATCAGATGATTCAAGTCCCTTTTTTGCGGCGGCGTAATTGGCGTCTGCTTTTTAACCGCGTAACAGAGCGGCTTCGGCATAAAAATATCCGGATCTTCTGTTCCGTACTGTTCCTTCAGCCGCAGATAGATCCGTGCGCTGGCCATGGCGTCATCCAGCGCCCGGTGCTGCCGCTGCGGATGCAGGGAAAAATACTCCTCCAGCGCGCCAAGCGTTTTTTTCTGTTCTGCCGGAAGCAGGCGGCGGGCCAGTTTCAGCGTATCAATGCCTGTTCGTTCAAATGTCAGTCCCTGGTTGACCGCTGCCTGCTTCAGAAACGCGTAGTCAAAGATCAGATTGTGCCCGATCAGCGTACATTCTCCGGCAAATTCCAGAAATTCGCGGATTACCTCCTCCTGCTCCGGCGCCTCCGCCAGCATCCTGTCCGTAATCCCCGTCAGTTCTGTAATCTTCGTCTCCAGCCTGCGGTGCGCATTGAGGAAACTGGAAAACGTCTCTGTCAGTGTCCCGTTTTTCACGCGCACCGCGCCGATTTCGATGATTCTGTCTCTCGTTACACGCAGGCCGGTCATTTCCAGATCCACCGCGATATATTCTTCCTCTGTCCGTCCCATTCGTCCCTCTTTCCTTTACTGAAAGCTCTCACAGGCCAGAAAAACCGGGGGACCGAATCCCCCGGTTTTCCGGTCTGCCGGCAGTCCTCATCCCAGCAGCGGGCCGCCAAGCAGCACTTCCAGCGCATTGCGTATCAGAATTCCGTCTTTGGTCTTGCCGTTGTCTCCGCGGAACACAACGACCGCCTTCGGATAATTATCCCTTATCTTGCGCAGAGGCGCCAGAATCTGACTCTCTCTTTCACCAGTCAGATCTTCTGCCACCTGAATGTAATTTTTTTCTTCTCCCCGGGTTGCGATGAAATTCACTTCCTGGGATCCGATTTTTCCGTTGCACACCTTGTATCCCCTGCGGATCAGCTCAAAAAACACCTTATTTTCCAAAAGGCCCTTTCTGTCCTGTTCGCGGATTTTGCGGAGATAATTGTGGAGTCCGGCATCCGCGATATAATACTTGCTGAGTGTCTTTAAATACCGTTCTCCCGGTATGTCATACCGCCTGGATTCATAAAACAGATGGGCGTGCAGCAGCGCCTCGATGTAGATTTCCAGGGTTTTTGTGGCGTGCTTTTTCGGTCTGCTCCCGTCTTCGCTCTCTCTGGCAGCGTTCAGGTATTTGCCCACACCGGTGGCAGAGATATTGTGCCCGATATTGGCCGCCAGCACCGTAATAATGTTCCGCAGCAGAATTGGATCTGTGATTACGCGGCGCGCGCTCTGCTTCTCCAGTTCCTGAATATCACGCACTACAATGGTAGAATAAG
This genomic window contains:
- a CDS encoding ATP-binding protein, whose amino-acid sequence is MKEFILRERESYTKRLIASLGNGKLKVITGPRGCGKTCVLRLLEQYLAEHGQEKTRVIRINFESIDFPAMSAKELIQYITRQKQENMILLLDEIQHVRGWEEAVNVLTEDPSYDIFLASSNKSIYSGQLQAVQEEALYEEISVLPLSFGEFIESHGFRDMNPDAPLQERRFSGTNDLLYDLEEVYYLYIKYGGFPLLVDLGLDVDKARVVLEGAYSTIVVRDIQELEKQSARRVITDPILLRNIITVLAANIGHNISATGVGKYLNAARESEDGSRPKKHATKTLEIYIEALLHAHLFYESRRYDIPGERYLKTLSKYYIADAGLHNYLRKIREQDRKGLLENKVFFELIRRGYKVCNGKIGSQEVNFIATRGEEKNYIQVAEDLTGERESQILAPLRKIRDNYPKAVVVFRGDNGKTKDGILIRNALEVLLGGPLLG